In the Hordeum vulgare subsp. vulgare chromosome 7H, MorexV3_pseudomolecules_assembly, whole genome shotgun sequence genome, one interval contains:
- the LOC123408763 gene encoding cytochrome P450 85A1-like has product MLEQMTREKLSDEQIIDLLIALIYSGYETMSTTSMMAIKYLSDHTKALEELRREHLDIRKGKSLEEAISYEDFKSMAFTRAVIFEKLRLATVVNGLLRKTTQDVEMNGYVIPKAWRIYVYTREINYNPFMYPDPMTFNPWRWLKKNMESHPHFMLFGGGGRMDRLKNLGNLRACYRESQQIYFLYKHSMSAALLIKKIHA; this is encoded by the exons ATGCTAGAGCAGATGACCAGGGAAAAGCTAAGTGACGAGCAGATCATTGACTTGCTCATCGCCCTCATCTACTCTGGATACGAAACCATGTCGACGACTTCTATGATGGCCATCAAGTACTTGTCAGACCACACGAAAGCTCTTGAAGAACTCAGG AGAGAGCATCTTGATATCAGAAAGGGGAAATCGCTGGAGGAAGCCATCAGCTATGAAGATTTTAAGTCAATGGCCTTCACTCGAGCT GTCATCTTTGAGAAACTAAGATTAGCTACAGTTGTCAATGGGCTCCTGAGGAAAACAACTCAGGACGTAGAAATGAATG GGTATGTCATTCCAAAAGCGTGGAGAATCTATGTTTACACGAGGGAGATAAACTACAATCCATTCATGTATCCTGACCCAATGACATTCAATCCGTGGAGGTGGCTG AAGAAGAACATGGAATCACACCCGCACTTCATGTTATTCGGAGGAGGTGGCCGGATGGACCGCCTGAAAAATTTGGGAAATTTGCGTGCCTGTTATAGAGAAAGCCAACAAATATATTTTCTATATAAGCACAGTATGTCTGCTGCTCTATTAATTAAAAAGATCCATGCATGA